A section of the Sceloporus undulatus isolate JIND9_A2432 ecotype Alabama chromosome 3, SceUnd_v1.1, whole genome shotgun sequence genome encodes:
- the POU3F3 gene encoding POU domain, class 3, transcription factor 3: MATAASNPYLASNSILSAGSIVHSDAGMQPGSVSVTSVSGGGGGGSSGGGGGGGNYRGDPSSVKMVQSDFMQGAMAASNGGHMLSHAHQWVTALPHAAAAAAAAAAAAVEAGSPWSTSPVGMTGSPQQQQQQQQQQQQQQQQQADVKGGGGREDLHSGAALHHRPPPPPHLGPPHQGHWGATAAAHLPSMASQQQQQSLIYSQPGGFTVNGMLSPPPGSQSLVHPGLVRGDTPELGEHPGHHHHHHHHPHQHPHHGGGGGGGGGGGGGGLNSHDPHSDEDTPTSDDLEQFAKQFKQRRIKLGFTQADVGLALGTLYGNVFSQTTICRFEALQLSFKNMCKLKPLLNKWLEEADSSTGSPTSIDKIAAQGRKRKKRTSIEVSVKGALESHFLKCPKPSAQEITNLADSLQLEKEVVRVWFCNRRQKEKRMTPPGIQQQTPDDVYSQVGNVNADTPPPHHGLQGSVQ; this comes from the coding sequence ATGGCCACAGCGGCCTCCAACCCTTACCTGGCCAGCAACAGCATCCTCTCGGCGGGCTCCATCGTCCACTCCGACGCCGGCATGCAGCCGGGCAGCGTGTCTGTCACCTCGGTctccggaggaggaggcggaggaagcagcggaggaggcggaggaggcggaaaCTACCGGGGCGACCCTTCTTCGGTGAAGATGGTCCAGAGTGACTTCATGCAGGGGGCCATGGCGGCCAGCAACGGAGGCCACATGCTCAGCCATGCCCACCAGTGGGTCACCGCTTTGCCCCACGCTGCAGCCGCCGCAGCCGCAGCTGCCGCCGCCGCAGTGGAAGCCGGCTCGCCTTGGTCCACCAGCCCCGTCGGCATGACCGGCagcccccagcagcagcagcagcaacaacaacagcagcagcagcagcagcagcagcaggccgaTGTGAAGGGAGGCGGCGGGAGGGAGGACCTGCACTCGGGGGCCGCTCTGCACCACCGTCCGCCTCCGCCGCCTCACCTGGGCCCCCCGCACCAGGGACACTGGGGGGCCACCGCGGCGGCCCACTTGCCCTCCATGgccagccagcagcagcagcagtcgcTCATCTACTCCCAGCCGGGGGGCTTCACGGTCAACGGGATGCTGAGCCCTCCGCCGGGCAGCCAGAGCCTGGTCCACCCGGGTTTGGTGAGAGGCGACACGCCGGAGCTGGGCGAGCACCcgggccaccaccaccaccaccatcaccacccgcACCAGCATCCCCACcacggcggaggaggaggaggcggcggcggaggaggaggagggggcctgAACAGCCACGACCCCCACTCGGACGAGGACACGCCGACCTCCGACGACCTGGAGCAGTTCGCCAAGCAGTTCAAGCAGCGCCGGATCAAGCTGGGCTTCACGCAGGCCGACGTGGGGCTGGCGCTGGGCACTTTGTACGGCAACGTCTTCTCGCAGACCACCATCTGCCGCTTCGAGGCTCTGCAGCTGAGCTTCAAGAACATGTGCAAGCTGAAGCCCTTGTTGAACAAGTGGCTGGAGGAGGCCGACTCCTCGACGGGGAGCCCCACCAGCATCGACAAGATCGCGGCCCAGGGGCGCAAGCGGAAGAAGCGGACCTCCATCGAGGTGAGTGTCAAGGGGGCCTTGGAGAGCCACTTTCTGAAATGCCCCAAGCCCTCCGCCCAGGAGATTACGAACCTAGCGGACAGCCTGCAGCTGGAGAAGGAGGTGGTCAGGGTTTGGTTTTGCAACCGGAGGCAGAAAGAGAAGCGCATGACCCCGCCGGGGATCCAGCAGCAGACACCCGACGACGTCTACTCCCAGGTCGGCAACGTCAACGCCGACACGCCGCCCCCGCACCACGGACTCCAGGGCAGCGTGCAGTGA